Part of the Pseudodesulfovibrio mercurii genome is shown below.
CCTCGAAGTTGTCCTGGATGTGGGCCTTCTGCTCCTCGGTGAAGCAGACGAAGCCGATGACCCCGACCACCGTGCCCTGGTACAGGATGGGCGTGCTCATCTCGAAGGTCTCGTCGCAGGCCTGCCAGTTGGGGCAGTCGGCGCAGAACTCGGAGAAGCCGGGCTCGCGGATGACCAGAGGCCGCCCGGTCTTGAGCACCTGGCGGTACACGCCGCTGGCCGAGGACATCTGCTTGCCCACCAGAGAGGCGAACCGCCCGGTCCCGGCCACCCGGTAGAGGTTGCCGTCCACGATCTCCACGTCCACGCGCAGCACCCGCGAGATGACCGCCGCGTACTGGGTGGCCGCCCCGCTGATGTCCCACAGGTCCTGGGGCACGTTCTCCACGTTCACTTCCATCGTCCACCAACTCCAATGGGGTCCCGTCACCCCCCGTATCAGAACGATACCGACATTGCGCCGCAACCATTGGCGGAGGATCGCAACAACCCGGCATCGCGTCGTTTTAGCCCGGCGGCAGGGAAAGACGGCCGCCGGTATCAAAATGAAAACACCTGTGACATAAACGTAATCAGCCCGGTGTTCAAGCGTTATTGCGCGGTTCCCATCCGGTGCGACGGGTCGCAAGGATTCACCCAATTGTCAGGCATACAATGACTTTTGACCAAAACACCAAAACGGCAAAAAAGTGCGCGGCGGACGTGAACACTGGCACGGTATCTGCTTCGCATGGGTGTCCTTGCACAAGGGTATCACTTCAACCCACCATACTATGCAAACACAGAAAACAACCCCATTCGTCAGCCTGGCCGCCGCCGTCGAGCGGTTCGCCTACCGGCTGAACTACGTCCTGGAGCGGCTCTGCGCCCTCCTGGTGGCCGCCATGATCGGCGTGGTCTGGTTCGGCATCGTCGAGCGCTACGCCCTGGCCCTGGGAGCCACCTGGACCGAGGAGCTGGCCCGCTACATAATGATCTGGGCCGCGCTCCTGGCCGTGCCCTGCTGCGCCTACCGGCGCGAGCACATCGGCCTGGACCTGGTCTTCTCCCGTCTCCCGCTGAACTGGCAGTTGCCCGCGCGCATGGTCCTCGACCTGCTCGGCCTGTGCTTCTTTCTGTTCCTGGCGTACTACGGCGTGACCATGGCCAAGTCGGGCGCGAACCAGTTCGCGACCATCTTCGGCATGACCATGTTCGTGCCCTTCACCGCCGTGCCCATCACCGCCGGGCTGACGGTCATCCAGATCGGAGCGGTCATGATCCGCGACGCCGCCCGGATCACACCCATGTTCGCCAGGAAGGAGGCCGCCTGATGCTGACCGTCGCCATCGTCTTCTTCGGTTTGATGCTCATCGGCGTGCCCATCGGCTTCGTGCTCGGCATCGCGGGCGTCGTCGGCCTGGTCCAGGTGGGCGGGGACAACTTCCTGGTCATGGCCCCCAAGCGGTTTTTCGAGGGGCTCAACCTGTTCACCTTCATGGCCATGCCCTTCTTCATCCTGGCGGGCGAGATCATGAACCGCGTGGGCATGACCCAGCGCATCGCCAACCTGGCCGACGCCCTGGTGGGCTACATGCGCGGCGGCCTGGCCCACTCGAACATGCTCGCCTCGGTGCTCTTCGCGGGCATGACCGGCGCGGCCGTGTCGGATGCCGCCGCCTTCGGCAACACCCTGGTCCCGGCCATGGTCAAGCAGGGCTACACCCGGCCCTTCGCCTGCGCGGTCACGGCCGCCGGGTCGATCATCGGCCCGACCATCCCGCCGTCCAACCTGATGGTCATCTACGGCTCGCTGGCGGGCGTGTCCATCGCCGGGCTGTTCGCGGCGGGCATCCTGCCCGGCCTGCTCATCTGCCTGGTGTGCATGGCGCTGATCGTGGCGCTGGGACGCAAGCTCGGCCTGCCCAAGAAGGAGGGCAGCCCGTCGCTCCGGGAAATCCTCTCCGCCTTCAAGGGCTCCCTGCTCGCCCTGATCATGCCCGCCATCATCCTGGGCGGCATCCTCGGCGGCATCGTCACCCCCACCGAGGCGGCGGCCATCGCGGTCTTCTACGCCCTGTTCGTAGGCGTGGTCGTCCACCGCAACCTGACCTTCAACGACATCCTGGGGATGCTCATCCGCACGGCCCGGATCACGGGCGTGGTCTTCCTGATCATCGCCTCGGCCTCGATCCTGAGCTGGTGGATGACCTTCATGCAGATTCCCCAGCAGATCGCGGACGCGTTCCTGACCCTGTCCACCACCCCGTGGATGATCAAGGCCATGATCCTGGTCATGCTCCTGATCATCGGCATGTTCATGGACATCAACGCGGCGCTCATCATCCTGACGCCCATGCTCGGCACCCTGACCCAGGCCATCGGCATGAACCCGGTGCACGCGGGCGTAATGATCGTCCTGACCCTGAACATATCGCTCATGACCCCGCCCGTGGGGGCCTGCATCTTCGTGCTCTCCTCGGTCACAGGCGAACGCATAGAGCGCATCAGCGCCTCCCTGTGGCCGTTCATACTCGTGGAGGTGGGCGTGCTCGTCATAACCACCTTCTGGACGGACCTGGCCATGTTTTTCCCCAAACTTCTGCTCGACATGTAGCGGAACAAACCATGAGAGAGGATCGTATGAGAATCGGTAAAAAAGTGATCGTGCTGCTCGCCGTGGCGGCGCTGATGCTGTGCTCGGCCCAGGGCGCCCTGGCCGCCAAGGTCATCAAGATGCATCACCTGAACAAGAACGGCGCCTTCGACAACCCGTCCGGCGCGGCCGCCGTGGTCTTCAAGAACCTGGTGGAGTCCGGGACCAACGGCGACGTCCAGGTCCAGATCTTCCCCAGCGGCCAGCTCGGCAAGGACGCCGAAGTGGTCCAGCAGGTCAAGGACGGCATCATCCAGCTCGGCGTGCACTCCGTGGGCGCGGTGGGCAGCGTCTACCCCATGATCTCCGTGCTCGACGTGCCCTTCGCCTTCCCCAACCACGCCGTGGCCTATGAGGTCTTCGACGGACCCTTCGGCCAGAAGCTGGCGGGCGACATCACCGGCAAGACCGGCATGAAGTGCCTGGGCTTCTCCGACTCCGGCGGGTTCTTCCAGTTCACCAACTCCAAGCGGCCGATCAAGACCCTGGAGGACATGAAGGGGCTGAAGATCCGCACCATGGGCCTGGACACCCACAAGATGCTGGTCTCCGCCCTGGGCGGCCAGCCCGTGTCCATCGCCTGGTCCGAGGTCTACACCTCCCTGCAGACCGGCGTGGCCGACGGCCAGATGAACCCGGTGCCCATCGTCGAGTTCGCCAAGCTGTATGAGGTCCAGAAGTACCTGACCATCTCCAACCACCTGTTCGCGCCCCACGTCTGGCTGATGAACATGGACTTCTACAACTCCCTGACCCCGGCCGAGCGCACCGTCGTCGAGAGCGCCGCCAAGACCGCCATCGTGGTCTCCCGCGGCATCGCCAACGCCATCGA
Proteins encoded:
- a CDS encoding TRAP transporter small permease, encoding MQTQKTTPFVSLAAAVERFAYRLNYVLERLCALLVAAMIGVVWFGIVERYALALGATWTEELARYIMIWAALLAVPCCAYRREHIGLDLVFSRLPLNWQLPARMVLDLLGLCFFLFLAYYGVTMAKSGANQFATIFGMTMFVPFTAVPITAGLTVIQIGAVMIRDAARITPMFARKEAA
- a CDS encoding TRAP transporter large permease, whose protein sequence is MLTVAIVFFGLMLIGVPIGFVLGIAGVVGLVQVGGDNFLVMAPKRFFEGLNLFTFMAMPFFILAGEIMNRVGMTQRIANLADALVGYMRGGLAHSNMLASVLFAGMTGAAVSDAAAFGNTLVPAMVKQGYTRPFACAVTAAGSIIGPTIPPSNLMVIYGSLAGVSIAGLFAAGILPGLLICLVCMALIVALGRKLGLPKKEGSPSLREILSAFKGSLLALIMPAIILGGILGGIVTPTEAAAIAVFYALFVGVVVHRNLTFNDILGMLIRTARITGVVFLIIASASILSWWMTFMQIPQQIADAFLTLSTTPWMIKAMILVMLLIIGMFMDINAALIILTPMLGTLTQAIGMNPVHAGVMIVLTLNISLMTPPVGACIFVLSSVTGERIERISASLWPFILVEVGVLVITTFWTDLAMFFPKLLLDM
- a CDS encoding DctP family TRAP transporter solute-binding subunit yields the protein MRIGKKVIVLLAVAALMLCSAQGALAAKVIKMHHLNKNGAFDNPSGAAAVVFKNLVESGTNGDVQVQIFPSGQLGKDAEVVQQVKDGIIQLGVHSVGAVGSVYPMISVLDVPFAFPNHAVAYEVFDGPFGQKLAGDITGKTGMKCLGFSDSGGFFQFTNSKRPIKTLEDMKGLKIRTMGLDTHKMLVSALGGQPVSIAWSEVYTSLQTGVADGQMNPVPIVEFAKLYEVQKYLTISNHLFAPHVWLMNMDFYNSLTPAERTVVESAAKTAIVVSRGIANAIEASDRGLPFLSTKMEIYTLPEAEKERFRAAAQPVVLKYLEENFGDEGKAMLNAFLDAIKEASK